One window of the Pseudomonas sp. S04 genome contains the following:
- a CDS encoding gamma-glutamyl-gamma-aminobutyrate hydrolase family protein translates to MAFKPLIGVTACVKQIGLHPYHVSGDKYLRAVSVAALGLPVVIPSLGNLTEIDDLLGQLDGLLLTGSPSNVEPLHYQGPASAPGTDHDPARDATTLPLLRAAIAAGVPVLGICRGFQEMNVAFGGSLHQKVHELPGMLDHREANHPDLAVQYAPAHAVSVQPGGVFEALELPATFQVNSIHSQGIDRLAPGLRAEAIAPDGLIEAISVTHSKAFALGVQWHPEWQVLDNPAYLTIFQAFGAACRQRATLRHAH, encoded by the coding sequence ATGGCATTCAAGCCATTGATCGGCGTTACTGCGTGCGTCAAACAGATTGGCCTGCACCCCTACCACGTCAGCGGTGACAAGTACTTGCGTGCTGTCAGCGTCGCGGCGCTGGGGCTGCCTGTGGTCATTCCTTCCCTGGGCAACCTGACTGAAATCGACGACCTGCTCGGTCAACTCGACGGCCTGTTGCTGACCGGCTCGCCATCGAACGTGGAGCCTTTGCACTATCAAGGCCCGGCCAGCGCTCCCGGCACGGATCACGATCCGGCGCGGGACGCCACCACCCTTCCTCTATTGCGTGCTGCCATCGCGGCGGGCGTTCCGGTGCTCGGGATCTGCCGGGGCTTCCAGGAAATGAACGTCGCGTTCGGCGGCAGCCTGCACCAGAAGGTGCATGAGTTGCCGGGCATGCTCGATCACCGCGAAGCAAATCACCCGGACCTGGCGGTGCAATACGCACCGGCCCACGCGGTCAGCGTGCAGCCGGGCGGTGTATTCGAGGCGCTGGAGCTGCCCGCGACATTCCAGGTCAACTCGATTCATAGCCAGGGTATCGACCGGTTGGCGCCAGGCCTGCGTGCCGAGGCTATCGCGCCGGACGGCTTGATCGAGGCGATCTCGGTGACGCACAGCAAGGCCTTCGCCCTCGGCGTGCAATGGCACCCGGAATGGCAAGTGCTGGACAATCCTGCGTACCTGACGATTTTCCAGGCGTTCGGCGCAGCTTGCCGGCAACGGGCGACGCTGCGTCACGCACACTGA
- a CDS encoding glutamine synthetase family protein, protein MSVPLRTVQLNEANAFLKKYPEVLYVDLLIADMNGVVRGKRIERTSLHKVYEKGINLPASLFALDINGSTVESTGLGLDIGDADRICYPIPGTLSIEPWQKRPTAQLLMTMHEIEGQPFFADPREVLANVVRKFDDLGLTICAAFELEFYLIDQDNVNGRPQSPRSPVSGKRPVSTQVYLIDDLDEYVDCLQDILEGAKEQGIPADAIVKESAPAQFEVNLHHVSDPIKACDYAVLLKRLVKNIAYDHEMDTTFMAKPYPGQAGNGLHVHISILDKAGNNIFASEDPEQNAALRHAIGGVLETLPAQMAFLCPNVNSYRRFGAQFYVPNSPSWGIDNRTVAVRVPTGSPDAVRIEHRVAGADANPYLLMASVLAGIHHGLTNQIEPGAPVEGNSYEQNEQSLPNNLRDALRELDDSEVMAKYIDPLYIDVFVACKESELAEFENSISDLEYNWYLHTV, encoded by the coding sequence ATGTCGGTCCCCCTGCGTACCGTTCAACTCAACGAAGCAAACGCATTCCTTAAGAAATATCCTGAGGTTTTGTACGTCGACCTTCTGATTGCGGATATGAACGGTGTGGTGCGCGGCAAGCGCATCGAGCGCACCAGTCTTCATAAGGTCTATGAGAAAGGCATCAACCTGCCGGCCTCGCTGTTCGCCCTCGACATCAATGGTTCCACGGTGGAAAGCACCGGCCTGGGCCTGGACATCGGCGACGCCGACCGCATCTGCTACCCGATTCCCGGCACCTTGAGCATCGAGCCGTGGCAGAAGCGCCCAACCGCGCAACTGCTGATGACCATGCACGAGATCGAAGGCCAGCCGTTCTTCGCTGACCCGCGTGAAGTGCTGGCCAACGTGGTGCGCAAGTTCGACGACCTCGGCCTGACCATTTGCGCGGCGTTTGAACTGGAGTTCTACCTGATCGACCAGGACAACGTGAACGGCCGTCCGCAGTCGCCACGCTCACCGGTTTCCGGCAAGCGTCCGGTATCGACCCAGGTTTACCTGATCGACGACCTCGACGAATACGTCGACTGCCTGCAGGACATCCTCGAAGGCGCGAAAGAGCAGGGCATCCCGGCCGATGCCATCGTCAAGGAAAGTGCCCCGGCGCAATTCGAAGTCAACCTGCATCACGTCAGCGACCCGATCAAGGCCTGCGACTATGCGGTCCTGCTCAAGCGCCTGGTGAAGAACATCGCCTACGACCATGAGATGGACACCACCTTCATGGCCAAGCCGTATCCGGGCCAGGCGGGCAACGGTCTGCACGTGCACATCTCGATCCTCGACAAGGCCGGCAACAACATCTTCGCCAGCGAGGATCCCGAGCAGAACGCCGCATTGCGTCACGCCATCGGCGGTGTGCTGGAGACCCTGCCCGCGCAGATGGCCTTCCTCTGCCCGAACGTCAACTCCTACCGCCGGTTCGGCGCACAGTTCTACGTGCCGAACTCGCCGAGCTGGGGTATCGACAACCGCACCGTGGCCGTGCGCGTGCCGACCGGTTCGCCGGACGCCGTGCGCATCGAACACCGCGTGGCCGGTGCCGACGCCAACCCGTACCTGCTGATGGCTTCGGTGCTGGCCGGTATTCACCACGGCTTGACCAACCAGATCGAGCCGGGTGCGCCGGTCGAAGGCAACAGCTACGAGCAGAACGAGCAGAGCCTGCCGAACAACCTGCGCGATGCCCTGCGTGAACTGGACGACAGCGAAGTCATGGCCAAGTACATCGACCCGCTGTACATCGACGTGTTCGTGGCGTGCAAGGAAAGCGAGCTGGCCGAGTTCGAGAACTCCATCTCCGACCTTGAGTACAACTGGTACCTGCATACGGTCTGA
- a CDS encoding aldehyde dehydrogenase: protein MTNTRSDWEQRFQSLSIEGRAFIDGQYCRALSGATFECISPVDGRFLANVASTDEADANAAVLVARQAFESGIWCKLAPAERKRVLIRFADLILAHQEELALLETLDMGKPISDSMAIDIPATANAIRWSAEAIDKLYDEVAATPHDQLGLVTREASGVVAAIVPWNFPLIMASWKFAPALAAGNSFILKPSEKSPLTAIRIAQLALEAGIPKGVFNVLPGYGHTVGKALALHMDVDVLAFTGSTAVAKQLLIYAGQSNLKRVWLEAGGKSPNVVFADAPDLRAAAQAAASAIAFNQGEVCTAGSRLLVERSIRQQFIPLLVEALQAWQPGHALDPTSRVGAVVDQRQLDNILRYIAIGREQGAELIAGGNRTLEDSGGQYVEPTIFDGVSNAMTIAREEIFGPVLSLITFDTAEEALQIANDSIFGLAAGVWTRDLSKAHTFARGLRAGSVWVNQYDGGDMTAPFGGFKQSGNGRDKSLHAFDKYTELKATWIKL, encoded by the coding sequence ATGACAAACACTCGCAGCGACTGGGAGCAACGCTTCCAGTCCTTAAGCATCGAAGGCCGCGCTTTCATCGATGGTCAATACTGTCGGGCACTCAGCGGCGCCACCTTCGAATGCATCAGCCCGGTTGACGGGCGCTTCCTGGCCAACGTCGCCAGCACCGATGAAGCCGACGCCAATGCCGCCGTGCTCGTCGCCCGCCAGGCGTTCGAATCCGGTATCTGGTGCAAGCTGGCCCCCGCTGAGCGCAAGCGCGTCCTGATCCGCTTCGCCGACCTGATCCTGGCGCACCAGGAAGAATTGGCGCTGCTGGAAACCCTGGACATGGGCAAGCCCATCAGCGATTCCATGGCCATCGACATTCCAGCGACCGCCAACGCGATCCGCTGGAGTGCCGAAGCCATCGACAAACTCTACGACGAAGTCGCCGCCACGCCCCACGATCAACTGGGCCTGGTGACCCGCGAAGCGTCCGGCGTGGTGGCGGCCATCGTGCCGTGGAACTTCCCGTTGATCATGGCCAGTTGGAAGTTCGCCCCGGCCCTGGCGGCAGGCAACTCGTTCATCCTCAAGCCGTCGGAAAAGTCCCCGCTGACGGCCATCCGCATCGCCCAACTAGCGCTAGAGGCTGGCATCCCCAAGGGCGTGTTCAACGTCCTGCCGGGTTACGGCCACACCGTCGGCAAGGCACTGGCGCTGCACATGGACGTCGACGTCCTGGCCTTCACCGGCTCGACCGCGGTTGCCAAGCAGCTGCTGATCTACGCCGGGCAAAGCAACCTCAAGCGCGTCTGGCTAGAAGCTGGCGGCAAGAGTCCGAACGTGGTGTTTGCCGATGCGCCGGATCTGCGCGCGGCGGCGCAGGCGGCGGCCAGTGCCATCGCCTTCAACCAGGGCGAAGTCTGCACCGCCGGCTCACGCCTGCTGGTGGAGCGCTCGATTCGCCAGCAGTTCATCCCGCTGCTGGTGGAGGCCCTGCAAGCCTGGCAACCCGGGCACGCGCTGGACCCGACAAGCCGGGTCGGCGCGGTGGTCGATCAACGTCAATTGGACAACATCCTGCGCTACATCGCCATCGGCCGCGAGCAAGGTGCCGAGCTGATCGCCGGCGGCAACCGCACCCTCGAGGACAGCGGTGGCCAGTACGTGGAGCCGACGATTTTCGACGGTGTGAGCAACGCCATGACCATCGCCCGCGAAGAAATCTTCGGCCCAGTGTTGTCGCTGATCACCTTCGACACCGCAGAAGAAGCGTTGCAGATCGCCAACGACAGCATCTTCGGTTTGGCCGCCGGGGTCTGGACCCGCGACCTGAGCAAGGCCCACACCTTCGCCCGGGGCCTGCGCGCCGGCAGCGTGTGGGTCAACCAGTACGACGGCGGTGACATGACCGCGCCCTTCGGTGGGTTCAAGCAGTCGGGCAACGGTCGCGACAAGTCCCTGCACGCCTTCGACAAGTACACCGAGCTCAAAGCCACCTGGATCAAGCTCTGA
- a CDS encoding NAD(P)/FAD-dependent oxidoreductase: MMQKHVNSYYAATRNEIIDFPVLEELVECDVCVIGAGYTGLSSALFLSEAGYSVTVLEAAKVGYGASGRNGGQLVNSYSRDVDVIEQRYGEKTAEVLGSMIFEGADIIRSRIKQYDIQCDYKPGGIFAALNKKQLKGLAEQKSGWERYGNHHLRMLDAQEIAKEVGTRNYVGGLLDMQGGHVHPLNLALGEAAAILSLGGKIFEQSAAVEITYGEPIVVRTAKGVVRAKYLLIAGNAYLPQDLDNRVTRKSMPCGSQIVVTEPLSEKVARSLISNNYCVEDCNYLLDYYRLTADNRLLYGGGVVYGAREPDDIEQLIRPKILKTFPQLKDVKIDYRWTGNFLLTMSRMPQFGRIEKNAYYMQGYSGHGVTCSHLAGKLIAEMIRGDAERFDAFASLPHMPMFGGRTFQAPLTAMGAVYYAMRDRFGI, from the coding sequence ATCATGCAAAAACATGTAAACAGCTACTACGCCGCCACCCGCAACGAGATCATCGACTTCCCGGTGCTCGAAGAGTTGGTGGAATGCGACGTCTGTGTGATCGGCGCCGGCTACACTGGCCTGTCCTCGGCGTTGTTCCTCAGCGAAGCGGGCTACAGCGTCACGGTGCTCGAAGCCGCCAAGGTCGGCTACGGCGCCAGCGGGCGCAACGGCGGGCAACTGGTCAATTCCTACAGCCGCGACGTCGATGTGATCGAGCAGCGCTACGGCGAAAAGACCGCCGAAGTGCTGGGCAGCATGATTTTCGAAGGCGCGGACATCATCCGCTCGCGGATCAAGCAATACGACATCCAGTGCGACTACAAGCCCGGTGGCATTTTCGCCGCGCTGAACAAGAAACAACTCAAGGGCCTGGCCGAACAGAAGAGCGGTTGGGAGCGCTACGGCAACCACCACCTGCGGATGCTCGACGCGCAAGAGATCGCCAAGGAAGTCGGGACCCGCAACTACGTCGGTGGCCTGCTGGACATGCAGGGTGGTCACGTCCATCCGCTGAACCTGGCCCTGGGCGAAGCGGCTGCCATCCTCAGTCTTGGCGGAAAAATCTTCGAGCAGTCGGCAGCGGTGGAAATCACCTACGGCGAACCCATAGTCGTGCGCACGGCCAAGGGCGTGGTACGCGCCAAGTACCTGTTGATCGCCGGCAACGCCTACCTGCCGCAAGACCTCGACAACCGCGTCACCCGCAAGAGCATGCCCTGCGGTTCGCAGATCGTGGTCACCGAGCCCCTGTCGGAAAAAGTCGCCAGGAGCCTGATCAGCAACAACTACTGCGTCGAAGACTGTAACTACCTGCTCGACTACTACCGCCTGACTGCCGACAACCGTCTGCTCTATGGTGGCGGTGTGGTCTACGGCGCGCGCGAGCCGGACGACATCGAGCAACTGATCCGGCCGAAAATCCTCAAGACCTTCCCCCAGCTCAAGGACGTGAAGATCGACTACCGCTGGACCGGCAACTTCCTGCTGACCATGTCACGCATGCCGCAATTTGGCCGCATCGAGAAAAACGCCTATTACATGCAGGGCTACAGCGGCCACGGGGTGACCTGTTCGCACCTGGCCGGCAAGCTGATCGCGGAAATGATCCGTGGCGACGCCGAGCGTTTCGACGCCTTCGCCTCCCTGCCACACATGCCGATGTTCGGTGGCCGCACCTTCCAGGCCCCACTGACCGCCATGGGCGCGGTGTACTACGCGATGCGTGACCGTTTCGGTATCTAG
- a CDS encoding cupin domain-containing protein, with the protein MDTGSRLKLVRESYKLSQRELARRSGVTNATISLIEQNRVSPSVSSLKKLLEGIPMSLADFFTFDQPPREHQYIFRANEQPDLGRHGLRLLLIGASVPSRQMRLLREQYAPGASSGEEPIVHAEGEECGLVTRGTVELTVDGQVSVLNAGDGYYFPTTLPHRFRNIGADEAEIISANTPANF; encoded by the coding sequence ATGGACACGGGCTCTCGACTCAAATTAGTACGCGAAAGCTACAAGCTGTCCCAGCGCGAGCTGGCCCGGCGTAGCGGCGTCACCAATGCCACCATCTCCCTGATCGAACAGAATCGGGTCAGTCCTTCCGTCAGCTCACTGAAAAAACTGCTGGAGGGCATCCCCATGTCCCTGGCGGACTTCTTCACCTTCGACCAGCCACCGCGCGAACACCAATACATCTTCCGCGCCAACGAACAGCCCGACCTCGGTCGCCACGGCCTGCGCCTGCTGCTGATCGGCGCCTCGGTGCCCAGCCGCCAGATGCGCCTGCTGCGCGAGCAATACGCACCGGGCGCCAGCTCGGGCGAAGAGCCGATCGTGCACGCCGAAGGCGAGGAGTGCGGGTTGGTGACGCGGGGTACCGTGGAACTCACCGTGGATGGCCAGGTCAGCGTGTTGAACGCCGGGGATGGTTATTACTTTCCGACCACGCTGCCGCACCGGTTTCGCAACATCGGCGCGGACGAGGCGGAAATCATCAGTGCGAACACGCCCGCCAACTTTTGA
- a CDS encoding tRNA (adenine(22)-N(1))-methyltransferase: MNQHTLSMRLERVAAHVPAGARLADIGSDHGYLPVALMRRGAITAAVAGELAATPFHSAQRTVRDNGLQSRISVRLANGLAALEAADEISALTICGMGGETIRDILERGKTRLSGQERLILQPNGGEQPLRQWLMDNGYSILCEEVLRENRFDYEIIVAERTGPVSYSPEQLYFGPLQMQARTPAFLLKWQRLLRHKQQTLAHFTQAGSAVPAEKVQDITRQVRWINQLLA; the protein is encoded by the coding sequence TTGAACCAACACACCTTGTCCATGCGCCTGGAGCGCGTGGCGGCCCATGTGCCAGCTGGTGCGCGCCTGGCCGATATCGGCTCCGACCACGGCTACTTGCCGGTGGCATTGATGCGCCGTGGCGCCATCACGGCGGCGGTGGCCGGCGAACTGGCCGCGACACCGTTTCACTCGGCCCAGCGTACGGTGCGCGACAACGGCCTGCAGTCACGCATCAGCGTACGCCTGGCCAATGGCCTGGCGGCGCTCGAGGCGGCTGACGAGATTAGCGCGCTGACTATCTGCGGCATGGGCGGTGAGACCATCCGCGACATTCTCGAGCGTGGCAAGACTCGCCTCAGTGGCCAGGAGCGATTGATCCTGCAACCCAACGGCGGCGAGCAGCCGCTGCGGCAGTGGCTGATGGACAATGGTTATTCCATCCTCTGCGAGGAAGTGCTGCGGGAGAATCGTTTCGACTACGAAATCATCGTTGCCGAGCGCACCGGCCCGGTGAGCTACAGCCCCGAGCAACTGTACTTCGGCCCCCTGCAGATGCAGGCACGCACCCCGGCATTCCTGCTCAAGTGGCAGCGCCTGCTGCGCCACAAGCAGCAGACCCTGGCCCACTTCACCCAGGCCGGCTCGGCGGTACCCGCGGAAAAAGTACAGGACATCACCCGCCAGGTGCGTTGGATCAACCAACTGCTGGCCTGA
- a CDS encoding DUF2388 domain-containing protein: MRRLLLVPTLALCLPFGSAMADVDAKDVATSAGVSASLYSTFKDDKIVVPARDDLSSFVASGGTIRGAYLESVLKQMRQDHPGLNATDEELAQALLTQTPPSPGQ, encoded by the coding sequence ATGCGCCGTCTACTGCTCGTGCCAACGCTTGCGCTCTGCCTGCCCTTCGGATCGGCCATGGCCGATGTCGATGCCAAGGATGTCGCCACTTCAGCGGGGGTCTCTGCGTCGCTGTACTCGACCTTCAAGGACGACAAGATCGTCGTCCCCGCCCGCGATGACCTCTCCAGTTTCGTCGCCAGCGGCGGCACCATCCGCGGCGCCTACCTGGAATCCGTGCTCAAGCAGATGCGCCAGGACCACCCTGGCCTCAATGCCACGGACGAAGAACTGGCCCAGGCGCTTCTGACGCAGACCCCGCCTTCACCAGGCCAGTAA
- a CDS encoding DUF3087 domain-containing protein, with amino-acid sequence MFEIKPWNPETFRQQTRRSTLIIAVLFIVLAMALSTLAVMVLGEPGGDNFRYNLGGVIAAVLVSAALMKLKFWSQPWMAAAVYGWQLKRSLMRITNVMHQVTDAVAAGNPSAMKLLRFYHLGLAQMHELDANSSSHAQLVREMDQHKAAMEALGLETEQTRLHPEWLTALKTQA; translated from the coding sequence ATGTTTGAGATCAAGCCGTGGAACCCCGAAACCTTTCGCCAGCAGACGCGCCGCAGCACCCTGATCATTGCCGTGCTGTTCATTGTGCTGGCGATGGCTTTGTCGACGCTGGCGGTGATGGTGCTGGGCGAGCCGGGTGGCGATAACTTTCGCTACAACCTCGGCGGGGTAATCGCGGCGGTGCTGGTCAGCGCGGCGCTGATGAAACTCAAGTTCTGGTCGCAACCCTGGATGGCCGCCGCCGTCTACGGCTGGCAGCTCAAGCGCAGCCTGATGCGCATCACCAACGTCATGCACCAGGTCACCGATGCGGTCGCCGCCGGCAACCCGAGCGCGATGAAGCTGCTGCGCTTTTACCACCTGGGGCTGGCGCAGATGCACGAGCTGGACGCCAACTCCAGCAGCCATGCGCAACTGGTGCGTGAAATGGACCAGCACAAAGCCGCCATGGAGGCGCTGGGGCTGGAGACCGAACAGACCCGCCTGCACCCCGAGTGGCTGACGGCGCTGAAAACCCAGGCCTGA
- a CDS encoding GNAT family N-acetyltransferase, producing the protein MFTLSHFDTPCSEHVTDQILQLVVDNLTDISSVALPPSNPLFAIYQYAVGYEVHLYLQALDGTQGLSVELIVALDAEDPSKVVGFLLYLPVKDDPHACGVAYMAVHASHRRHGIARAMVQDMLGRYPHAELTCAVAKVPYFEAMGLQVLGVRGPQVLMNTHDRVTDGLIAVLDIAPIYRSTEVRQIHTYLLQKNGKRAMLDAEKQRDRHLDQLTAKARVFVQGRLGHDAG; encoded by the coding sequence ATGTTTACCCTTAGCCACTTCGATACCCCGTGCTCCGAGCACGTGACCGACCAGATCCTGCAACTGGTGGTCGACAACCTGACCGACATCAGCAGCGTCGCCTTGCCACCGAGCAACCCGTTGTTCGCGATCTATCAATACGCAGTGGGCTACGAGGTCCACCTCTACCTGCAGGCCCTCGATGGCACCCAGGGTCTAAGCGTCGAATTGATCGTCGCGCTGGACGCCGAGGACCCCTCGAAGGTCGTCGGCTTTTTGCTGTACCTGCCGGTCAAGGATGATCCGCATGCCTGCGGCGTGGCCTATATGGCCGTACACGCCAGCCATCGTCGCCATGGCATCGCCCGCGCCATGGTCCAGGACATGCTCGGCCGCTACCCGCATGCCGAACTGACCTGTGCCGTGGCCAAGGTGCCGTACTTCGAGGCAATGGGCTTGCAGGTCCTGGGCGTGCGCGGACCGCAGGTGCTGATGAACACCCACGACCGCGTGACAGACGGCCTGATCGCGGTACTGGATATCGCGCCTATCTACCGCTCCACCGAAGTGCGGCAGATCCACACCTACCTGCTGCAGAAGAATGGCAAGCGGGCGATGCTCGACGCGGAAAAACAGCGCGACCGCCATCTGGATCAACTGACGGCCAAGGCGCGGGTGTTTGTGCAGGGGCGGTTGGGTCACGACGCTGGCTAG